The sequence gtcctcgtgagagtaaaggctgacatcactgccatccaagagatgcgatggacggggcaaggtaagaaaaacataggaccttgcgacatctactacagctgccatgtaaaggatcgcaaattcggtgtcggatttgttgtgggagagagacttcgtcgccaagtactgtcgttcactccggtggacgagcgtctcgcaacaatccgcatcaaagcgtgattttttaacatctcgctaatttgcgcccacgccccgacggaagagaaggacgatgcgaccaaggattctttctatgagcgcttggaacgttcctatgagcgctgcccccgccacgacataaaaatcgtgcttggcgacttcaacgccagggtgggcaaggagggaatttttggtcccacagtcggaaaattcagcctgcacaacgaaacatccggtaacggacagaggctgatcgacttcgccggggcccgaaacatggtagtctgtagcaccagattccagcataagaagattcaccaagctacctggctgtctccagatcgaaaaacgcgaaaccagatcgatcatgttgtgatagatggaagacacgcttctagtgtgttagatgtacgtacgatccgaggacccaacatcgactcggatcattaccttgttgcagccaaactgcgcacacgcctctgtgcagcaaaaaacgtacatctacctacgcaaagaatgttcgacatcgaaaagctgcaatcacaacagaccgccagaagattcgccactcgactctcactcctgctctcggagagcactggccaacacaccggcatgcgcgagcaatggagcaacatttctcgttccctacgtaccgccgccgaagaagaaatcggattccggcgagcccgaaaaaacaattggtacgacgaggaatgtcatgctgccgccgaaagaaaagatgccgcctatagagccacgctgcgatcgggggcaacgcgagccatgtgggatcgctacagagagctgaaaaaggaagagagacgtattatccgacagaagaaacgagaggccgaaatacgtgagtgcgaggagcttgagatgctggccaataggaacaacgcccgaaaattttaccagaaagttcggcggcttacagaaggttttaagaccggggcgtcgtcctgtaagaacaaagacggcgatctggtgactgacgtacagagcaatcttaaattatggagggaacacttctcgaacctgttaaacggtgacagctgtgcatgtcatagagaatgtgaagatcccgataccccaatcgttgacgacggaattgtcgttccgttacccgaccatgacgaggtgagaatagcgataacgcggctaaagaacaacaaagccgcgggcgccgacggacttccggctgagctattcaaacatggcggcgaggagctggtaaggtgcatgcatcagctcctatgcagaatatggtcggatgaaagcatgcctgccgattggaatttaagtgtgctctgcccaatccataagaagggcgatcctgcaatttgtgccaattaccgcgggattagtcttctaaatatcgcctataaggttctagcgagcgtattgtgtgaaaggctgaagcccaccgtcaaccaactgattggaccttatcagtgtggcttcagacctggaaagtctaccatcgaccaaatattcacaatacgccaaatcttggaaaagacccatgaaaggagaatcgacacacaccatcttttcgtcgacttcaaagctgcattcgacagtacggaaaggagttacctgtatgccgctatgtctgaatttggtatccccgcaaaactaatacggctatgtaagatgacgttgctcaacaccagcagcgccgtcagaattgggaaggacctctccgagccgtttgataccaaacgaggtttcagacagggtgactcgctgtcgtgtgacttctttaacctgatgttggagagcatcgtacgagccgcagaacttaatcgctcaggcacaatttttataagagcgtacaattgctggcgtatgccgatgatattgacatcatcggccttaacaaccgcgctgttagttctgccttctccaaactggataaagaggcaaagcgaatgggtttggtggtgaacgaggacaaaacgaagtacctcctgtcttcaaacaaacagtcggcgcactcgcgtatcggcacccacgtcactgttgacagttataattttgaggttgtaaaagacttcgtgtatttaggaaccagcattaacaccgataacaatgtcagccttgaaatccaacgtagaatctctcttgccaacaagtgctactttggactaagtaggcaattgagcagtaaagtcctctctcgacgaacaaaagtaacactctacaagactctcatcatgcccgtcctaacgtatggcgcagaagcttggacgatgacaacatccgatgaagcgacgcttggagtgttcgagagaaagattctgcgtaagatttttggacctttgcacgttggcaacggcgaatatcgcagacgatggaacgatgagctgtatgagctttacgacgacatagacatagcgcagcgaataaagatccagcggcttcgttggctgggtcatgtcgtccgaatggatacaaacgctccggctttgaaagtattcgatgcggtaccagctggtggtagcagaggaagaggaaggcctcctctgcgttggaaagatcaggtggagaaggacttggcttcacttggtgtgtccaattggcgccggttagcacgagaaagaaacgactggcgcgctttgttaatctcggccaaaatcgcgtaagcggttatcgcgccaattaagaagaagagatttAAATGATCCAGAATAGGCTGTACTTTGAATGTTTTATTATTCACATCAATTTGTGtattattattgaaatgaaGGTaccgatgtttttttttaaatttattccgcGCCATAGAACCTGCCACTAAATGGTTGTACACATCACTTTCTGTCTCCCAGTACATCCGAGTAGCTGgtacctaaaaattcaactaataaatttttcaagtaaTCAAGTGAAATTATGGTTGAGAATAGTCCCCTTGTTGTACCCACCCCATATGTGTACAATTCCTCAAGATTTAGGGTCAACGCTTCATCTCCTTATTTTATAATCTGTACAAAATCGtcatcaaaaattagtttaaaaagttGTAATGGACTTAAATCGTTATTCAAAATATCTGCTATAATATCCGGAGTGTGAACGCGTATTTTGTGTTTGTGCCTTCTCTTGTTTTTAGTTATAATTTGGACCACTTTCGACGAACTgtgggttttttctttttcctttgagTGGAAGACACTGACCGAGGTTTTTGAATTGATCACATCATTGAAACAACTGTACATTATCAACTTCTGGATTGGCAATTTTTATCGCGCATGGCCTTTTTAGAACCCCACGGTTCAAGTCACCCAGTATACCTTCATAGTTCTCATCTGTATCATCGCAATCGGATAACTCTTGATCTTCAGGTGGAAATAAATTCACATCGATTGAATTGGCATTTCTGATGTCGTCTATAATATCTGCATTATAGTCCTCATTCAGATCTTCGAGCCATCCAATTATCTTCTCAGTTGTTTCTTGTCTATAAAAaggtattataatatattatatatgaatgcCCGTAAAGCCAAACTGGTGTAGCGTTTACGTATGATAAAACATACGCAATGATTTACAAAAAGCTAAAACACATTTCGGGGCAAATTTTTCACTGCATTTTATATGTATTCGATGCCTCATGGTTTCAACTTTGAGTTAATGCaagtttttatgtatataatactGTTGCTTGTGTAGAGTACCTCCACTTCACTTCCAAATATTCCTAATACTCCAACTCAAATTAAGTAAACCACTTCAATTCACTCCACTTTCAATTTCAGTGACATAattctttcatttcaatttactccacTTTAACGACACAATTCTTTTCCAATTTCAATAACATAAACTCTTTGCCCTTTTctttgaaacccgaaacataagtaaacacatggcacacaccaaatgcactttttgtcacacgataccccactccaaagcaaagccataACTCATTGTGAAGTAGGTTaacctaaacaaaatttaagtcaacctaAGCAGAATTTTAATTGTATGGTATTTTAAGAgtttacaattttgttattgatttttacttgcaacaaatgtttgattgtaattatgtatattgatgacaaggcaaaaagaaagtataaaaataaagccattctatcagaagtcaGCTCAGTCAGCTCTAGCAGCTCACACAGCTCACTCCTaatagttggaaggcagtcgTTTGCCCTAACTCTAAaaatcttcttttatttttaaaggaatctttagtcggcaggtttgccctaaagctcttccgtgaattagtaattcttttatttcgaTGATCCTGTTTCGCTCATTTACATGACGATCTTCGATACCATCACTAAAAGCACTCTACATCACTTGTAccttacatggcgatcctgcggACGATCCTACGGACGATCCTAAAcgctaaataaatcattagtaAAAATGGCTgtctgggaaggaaagaaatacaaattagaAAAGAGTGAAAACTTCGACGAATACATGAAGGAATTGGGTGTCGGCATGGTTCTAGGCAAAATGTTTAACAGTATCAGCCCCACCGTTGAACTGAAGAAGGATGGTGATAATTACTCTTTCACCACTACCTCAACCTTCAAGACAACCACGGTCAACTTCAAGCTGGGCGAGGAATTCGATGAAGAGACACTTGATGGTCGCAAAGTGAAGAGCGTCTTCACTCTGGATGGCAacaaattggtgcaagaacAGAAGGGTGACAAACCATCGACCATTATTCGTGAATTCACTAACTCCGAGCTAGTGACTACTCTCACCTTCAACGACGTGAAGTCCGTCAGAGTCTACAAGGCAGTGCGCTACATGCGAAGTTCAaaacaacagtaacaaaaagctaaagtaatttaaaataaaaaatgccactTCTTGCAATAAAGTAATGATTGAAAAACTAACTATCATACAGCATACATTGTactttatatatacttatatatatattttggattgtgaatatcccaattttgtttatgactaattatttgctgattaatgcataaaataatgtaattaaaagtaTGAAGTTGTTATTAGGTaacaattaactatttttatgtgaTTAGGCTGCtaattaaagtgaaataattctcaatattattaaCGACGCGCACCAAATTGTTCACACATGCTATgataaatattgttgaatagAGATTTTTCGCtaatgcatttaaatatattaacatttaatttacaatttttatcatTGACAAATATTTAAGCACAAAACCGGCATAAGAACAAATATGACTTTTTGCATTcagttaaataaacataaaattgaatattcgtgcaccttaatgaaaataaaaaaaggtgtaGATTAGACTTAGATTAGGATTAGACTTGATTTGTCAGACTATGATTTCGATATAGTCTACAAGCAAGGCAAAATGAACACAAACGCCGATGCATTATCACGAATAAAGATAGACTCagacatactaaaaaaaatgataccaaCGAATTGTGATGacaacaataaaatgtttgtaataacaAGGGGAATGTCTGCCAAAAATAACACCAGGGTAGACAAGGAGAACTACAACTCTCATTCGAAGTCAGGCCAACTTCACATTTGGGAATGTACGTCCATAGCtgatataagaaatataaaaagattaaaattcgtatacgaagaaaaaatgaaaggatccgaaatacagataaataaaaaaggggaTATTATAGTCCGATATAGTGAGGAGCCTCTGAAATACGTTTCAATCATGGCGAAACTATCATCAATAGCGActaaaagaaatatagaaaagctAGCGCTAGCAAAAGATAATTTATTAAGAGAAATGAATATTGAAGATTTTAAGAATGCATTCAACAAGTTACAAAGTGAAAGattagaagaaaaattaagacccctaagaataattttatataaagccccaaaacaaattaatgacgaagaaataaaaaaaaaattaatctttgAGTATCACAATTCAGCACTAGGAGGACATCTGGGTATAAGAAAAACtatcttaaaattaaagcaaaaatacatatggaagaacatgagaaaaatgataaaacgatatataaacagttgtaaagaatgtactcgaaacaaacagacaaagtacataaaagaaaaaatgacaataacgGACACACCTAGTacaagctttgaaaatttaagcataGATACAGTAGGACCATTGATTATATCAAATGGTTTCCGATATATTTTAACGGTACAATGCGAACTGACAAAATACGTAATCCTATTCCCAATGAAAACTAAAGAAGCAATTTCTATCGCAAAGACACTAGTAGAACAGGTAATACTAAAATACggactttttaaaacattaaaatctgATCGAGGTACAGAGTTtgcaaatgaattaatgaaaaatatatgcgaaatactaaatataaagcaGACCTTTTCAGCACCCTATCACCATCAAACAATAACAGTTGAAAGAAGTCACAGAGTCCTAAATGAATTTCTATTACACTTCGTAGAAAGTCACGAATGGGACCAATGGCTaccttattttgcatttgcttttaatacCACGCCGAACATAGAGACAGAATTTTCACCGTACGAGTTAATATACGGAAAACTTCCACGCTTACCAACTGACATAATCGAGGACAATCAACCAGTATATAACATAAACAATTACGCAAATGAGATGAAACTTAGACTAAAAGAGTCACTTCTTAGGGCACAAGAACtgataaaactaacaaaacaaaagagaaaagaacTATATGACAAGAACAGTAACACATCAGAACTAAAAGTAGGTGACTGGGTATTTGTAAAACTAGAAACTAGAAGAAAACAGCAAAGTCCATATCATGGCCCTTATCTCATAGTAGAGCGTAAAGGAgtcaattctgtattacaaatcaACAATAAGCTTAAAGAATATCATAATAATACccttaagaaatacaaaatcacctaaaatattatcatattaaataaatttaagaaaaatgtactataaaacatagaattaaaaatagatttagatATACTAAGAAACTTTCAtagtcataaaattatttttattgaaaaccactgtacttgcaaaatttaaacaaatttcttagcACAGTAATTTTCAATCTTAACCATAGGGGTGTAGAGTACCTCCACTTCACTTCCAAATATTCCTAATACTCCAACTCAAATTAAGTAAACCACTTCAATTCACTCCACTTTCAATTTCAGTGACATAattctttcatttcaatttactccacTTTAACGACACAATTCTTTTCCAATTTCAATAACATAAACTCTTTGCCCTTTTctttgaaacccgaaacataagtaaacacatggcacacaccaaatgcactttttgtcacacgataccccactccaaagcaaagccataACTCATTGTGAAGTAGGTTaacctaaacaaaatttaagtcaacctaagcagaattttaattgtatggtattttaagtgtttacaattttgttattgatttttacttgcaacaaatgtttgattgtaattatgtatattgatgacaaggcaaaaataaagtataaaaataaagccattctatcagaagtcaGCTCAGTCAGCTCTAGCAGCTCACACAGCTCACTCCTaatagttggaaggcagtcgTTTGCCCtaactctaaaaatcttttttttatttttaaaggaatctttagtcggcaggtttgccctaaagctcttccgtgaattagtaattcttttatttcgaTGATCCTGTTTCGCTCATTTACATGACGATCTTCGATACCATCACTAAAAGCACTCTACATCACTTGTACATCACTTGTACCTTACACTTGGTTTTTTTAAGACATAAAACTCACCTGCGTGGCATTATTCACTTTTCCGAAAAACACTACATGAATTGGcgcgaaaaatgtaaataaaagagCTTTAAATGACAACTAAAAagtatttcttttcaaattactcTTTATCTCACTCGCcctgtaaatataaaaagcttttatatAATAGTGggtttttggtgaatttttgaaaaaaagctcttTTTGCGTATGATATATCATACTTTGTCATTAATGGGCTAAGACGCCAGCGGTAAACATTATATGcataaaatatggtataaaaaatacaatctcCAATCTATAGATCAACATCGAATGGACAAGTAGAACGCGATTGTTAAGGAATGTCTACTACGCCACTGCTGAGTGAAAATACGTTTTTTCACCTAAATGCCAAAATCCTGGATatataggaaaataaaaaatccacgGTCTTGgagaaacacaaaaaaccagTTTCTGAAAAAGCGAGGGAGATACATACACATGGACATATACCTCAATGACAACAAAATGTTCCTAGTTGCTGTcgacaaattctcaaaatacatTACTCTGAGGGAAATTGACTCAAGAGAACGCTTGTCTGAGAAAATTCAGGAAGTTCTCACAAACAACTATTCGAACTTCACACGACTAATGCACTGATAACGCAAAATGATTTAAGACGCCAGCGCCACATTATATGcataaaatatggtataaaaaaatacaatctcCAATCTATAGATCAACATCGAATGGGCAAGTAGAACGCGCTAGTTAAGGAATGTCTACTACGCCACTGCTGACGTCGCCACATAACACGTTATAACATGCAGCGAATGCATTATCGATACAAACCGTACCAGGCAGCAACCGGAACGGAATTTTCCACAAACAAACAATAGATAAGCATTAGTAAATAACATAAGCAATGCATAAGGACTGATAAACAACCTTTACAATAGATAAGTATTAGTAAATAACATAAGCAATGGAGAAGGACTGATAAACAATATTCCACTGCAAATCTGTCGCCGCATCCTGGTATTATAAATAGCCCTAAGTATACAAAATGTAGAGCAGTATTGAATTTCTATTAATAAAGAAAGCACGTGAATGTGCAGCATATTTCTTTACTCTAtaccagtggtcgccaacccgtcgatcgcgagctaccagtagctcgcaaaggcaaatctggtagctcgcgctgctcacgttgcaaaaaatccaaaagtcagaaaatcataccagtattagcaaatttcagaaattttcataaaaaatagataaacagcggcaacactgcggtaagcgatttcgcgccgacaaacacgacgcgaagtcgcgtccacgttctaggatcggctggaaccgattagcgtgttcgagaatgttttggctttatataagTTAGGTTTCCTTGCGCGGAAAaccttaatgaaaataaaagcacGGTAATTTACTAGGTGCGGTGCGTGCGCCTTTATTAACTGTCCGAATTAAACtcaaaaactttacaaaaattacttaactCTACACCTACGAATAACTTAATTCTACAGGAAGGCGTTGCTCAAGCCAGACGCTACGTatgcattatttattttcccaagtttgaattagtaagaattttattgcaaaagaaTTGACAACGATATTGTGAAACAGTAAACGCTTCCGCTTGAGGGTTTGCGCTACTTCTGAGTGAATTAATT comes from Anastrepha obliqua isolate idAnaObli1 chromosome 6, idAnaObli1_1.0, whole genome shotgun sequence and encodes:
- the LOC129250556 gene encoding probable fatty acid-binding protein; its protein translation is MAVWEGKKYKLEKSENFDEYMKELGVGMVLGKMFNSISPTVELKKDGDNYSFTTTSTFKTTTVNFKLGEEFDEETLDGRKVKSVFTLDGNKLVQEQKGDKPSTIIREFTNSELVTTLTFNDVKSVRVYKAVRYMRSSKQQ